One Rhizoctonia solani chromosome 2, complete sequence DNA segment encodes these proteins:
- a CDS encoding 3,4-dihydroxy-2-butanone 4-phosphate synthase, with protein MAPIAVSTSPQLQASVPLKKLAPMAEPAFKFDAMEDALAAFARGEFIVVMDDEDRENEGDLIAAASTITTEKMAWFIKHTSGYICISLPSERLEELDIQMMVPNNTEKHKTAYTVTVDYKIGTTTGISAHDRALTARKLVDPQVVPGDFSRPGHMVPLRARPGGVLTRKGHTEAAIDMCNLTNLPAGGLLCELVNDDEQGTMARRDDCRAFADRWGLKMISVEMIAKWRREHGC; from the exons ATGGCACCCATTGCTGTTAGCACTTCCCCGCAACTTCAGGCCTCGGTTCCTCTCAAAAAGCTTGCGCCAATGGCTGAGCCTGCCTTCAAGTTTGACGCGATGGAGGATGCGCTGGCGGCGTTTGCCCGAGGGGAATTTATCGTAGTTATGGACGACGAAGACAGAGAGAACGAAGGCGATCTCATCGCGGCCGCCAGCACCATCACAACAGAGAAGATGGCATGGTTCATCAAGCACACCAG CGGCTACATTTGCATCTCATTGCCATCCGAGCGCCTGGAGGAGCTGGATATTCAGATGATGGTCCCAAATAACACAGAAAAGCACAAGACCGCGTACACAGTGACCGTTGACTACAAGATCG GCACCACAACAGGTATCTCTGCACATGACCGTGCATTAACCGCCCGAAAACTTGTCGACCCTCAGGTCGTTCCAGGAGATTTCTCACGACCGGGGCACATGGTTCCACTACGAGCTCGCCCAGGCGGCGTGTTGACCCGCAAGGGACACACAGAAGCGGCAATTG ATATGTGTAATTTGACCAATCTCCCGGCCGGCGGGCTCCTCTGTGAGCTGGTCAATGACGATGAGCAAGGCACAATGGCACGTCGTGACGATTGCCGGGCATTCGCCGATCGATGGGGCCTCAAAATGATCAGCGTTGAGATGATCGCCAAATGGCGACGCGAGCATGGGTGCTAG